The following are encoded in a window of Haliotis asinina isolate JCU_RB_2024 chromosome 14, JCU_Hal_asi_v2, whole genome shotgun sequence genomic DNA:
- the LOC137261039 gene encoding low molecular weight phosphotyrosine protein phosphatase-like, with translation MAASTKKKSVLFICLGNICRSTMAEGIFQHLVKTNGLDDQWQIDSAALGDWHNGVPPDDRTMRTLKKNGIKDYKHEGRQIKKSDFHDFDVIFGMDEDNMSELNEIKPKSCRSKLLLLGECDPEGELIIEDPYYGNNIKDFEKVYEQCYRACNNFLQHSEKFISS, from the exons ATGGCGGCCTCCACCAAAAAGAAGTCTGTCCTTTTCATATGCTTAG GTAATATATGCCGGTCAACAATGGCAGAAGGAATATTTCAACATCTAGTCAAGACTAATGGACTTGATGATCAG TGGCAGATAGATAGCGCTGCCCTTGGAGACTGGCATAATGGTGTTCCACCGGATGATCGCACAATgagaacattgaagaaaaatGGGATCAAAGACTATAAGCATGAAGGTAGACAG attAAAAAATCTGACTTTCATGACTTTGACGTCATATTTGGAATGGATGAAGACAACATGAG TGAACTGAATGAAATCAAGCCAAAGTCTTGCCGGTCCAAGTTGCTTCTACTGGGAGAGTGTGACCCAGAAGGGGAGTTGATCATAGAAGACCCGTACTAC GGCAACAACATCAAAGACTTTGAAAAGGTGTATGAGCAGTGCTACAGAGCTTGCAACAACTTTCTTCAGCATTCAGAGAAATTTATCTCATCTTGA
- the LOC137260792 gene encoding dynein heavy chain-like, whose protein sequence is MDLHVLQDITMSYSGSVFPTWDLYVLELELHVLQWDLCVLQWDLYVLELDLHVLQEGLYVLDMDHHVLQWIYISYSRISVSFSVLQWDLYVLELDLHVLQWDLCVLQWDLYVLELDLHVLQWDLCVLQWDLYVLELDLHVLQWDLCVLQWDLYVLELDLHVLQWDLCVLQWDLCVLELDLHVLQWDLCVLELDLHVLQWDLGVLQWDLYVLGLDLHVLQWDLCVLELDLHVLQWDLCVLQWDLYVLGLDLHVSQWDLCVLELDLHVLQWDLCVLQWDLYVLELDLHVLQWDLGVLQWDLYVLGLDLHVLQWDLGVLQWDLYVLGLDLHVLQWDLCVLELDLHVLQWDLCVLQWDLYVLELDLHVLQWDLGVLQWDLYVLGLDLHVLQWDLGVLQWDLYVLGLDLHVLQWDLGVLELDLHVLQWDLCVLQWDLYVLGMDLHVLQWDLCVLQWDLYVLGMDLHVLQWGLHVLELDLHVLQWGLHVVLRHVHVQQQDQHVLQWDLNVLDWE, encoded by the exons ATGGATCTCCATGTCTTACAGGACATCACCATGTCCTACAGTGGATCTGTATTTCCTACA TGGGATCTGTATGTCCTGGAGCTGGAGCTTCATGTCTTACAGTGGGATCTCTGTGTCCTTCAGTGGGATCTCTATGTCCTGGAGCTGGATCTTCATGTCTTACAGGAGGGTCTCTATGTCCTAGACATGGATCACCATGTCCTACAGTGGATCTATATTTCCTACAGTAGGATCTCTGTGTCCTTCAGTGTCTTACAGTGGGATCTCTATGTCCTGGAGCTGGATCTTCATGTCTTACAGTGGGATCTCTGTGTCCTTCAGTGGGATCTCTATGTCCTGGAGCTGGATCTCCATGTCTTACAGTGGGATCTCTGTGTCCTTCAGTGGGATCTCTATGTCCTGGAGCTGGATCTCCATGTCTTACAGTGGGATCTCTGTGTCCTTCAGTGGGATTTGTATGTCCTGGAGCTGGATCTTCATGTCTTACAGTGGGATCTCTGTGTCCTTCAGTGGGATCTCTGTGTCCTGGAGCTGGATCTCCATGTCTTACAGTGGGATCTCTGTGTCCTGGAGCTGGATCTCCATGTCTTACAGTGGGATCTCGGTGTCCTTCAGTGGGATCTCTATGTCCTGGGGCTGGATCTCCATGTCTTACAGTGGGATCTCTGTGTCCTGGAGCTGGATCTCCATGTCTTACAGTGGGATCTCTGTGTCCTTCAGTGGGATCTCTATGTCCTGGGGCTGGATCTCCATGTCTCACAGTGGGATCTCTGTGTCCTGGAGCTGGATCTCCATGTCTTACAGTGGGATCTGTGTGTCCTTCAGTGGGATCTCTATGTCCTGGAGCTGGATCTCCATGTCTTACAGTGGGATCTCGGTGTCCTTCAGTGGGATCTCTATGTCCTGGGGCTGGATCTCCATGTCTTACAGTGGGATCTCGGTGTCCTTCAGTGGGATCTCTATGTCCTGGGGCTGGATCTCCATGTCTTACAGTGGGATCTCTGTGTCCTGGAGCTGGATCTCCATGTCTTACAGTGGGATCTCTGTGTCCTTCAGTGGGATCTCTATGTCCTGGAGCTGGATCTCCATGTCTTACAGTGGGATCTCGGTGTCCTTCAGTGGGATCTCTATGTCCTGGGGCTGGATCTCCATGTCTTACAGTGGGATCTCGGTGTCCTTCAGTGGGATCTCTATGTCCTGGGGCTGGATCTCCATGTCTTACAGTGGGATCTCGGTGTCCTGGAGCTGGATCTCCATGTCTTACAGTGGGATCTGTGTGTCCTTCAGTGGGATCTCTATGTCCTGGGGATGGATCTCCATGTCTTACAGTGGGATCTGTGTGTCCTTCAGTGGGATCTCTATGTCCTGGGGATGGATCTCCATGTCTTACAGTGGGGCCTCCATGTCCTCGAGCTGGATCTTCATGTCTTACAGTGGGGCCTCCATGTCGTACTGCGGCATGTCCATGTCCAACAGCAAGATCAACATGTCCTGCAGTGGGATCTCAATGTCCTGGATTGGGAATGA